Below is a window of Myroides profundi DNA.
ATCTCTTGGACACAAGTAGAGACTGGATCTGCTGTGACATGGAAATATCCATCATGTATATTAAAAGGGGATAACTCTATCGGTGAGTTTTACTCTATCGCTGTGACGAATAACTTCCAACAAGCGGATACAGGTACTAAGATGGTTCACTTAGGTAAGAATACGAAGTCTACTATTATTTCGAAAGGTATATCTGCTGGTAAATCTCAAAATAGTTATAGAGGATTGGTTCAGATGGGACCTAGAGCTGAGAATGCTCGTAACTTCTCTCAATGTGACTCTTTATTAATGGGTAATGAGTGTGGTGCTCATACATTCCCTTATATAGAGGCTAAGAATACTACTGCTCAGATCGAGCATGAGGCGACAACTAGTAAAATCGGTGAAGACCAAATCTTCTATTGTAACCAACGTGGTATTCCTACAGAAAAAGCGATTGCACTTATCGTTAACGGATTCTCTAAGGATGTGTTGAATAAGTTGCCAATGGAGTTCGCTGTAGAAGCACAAAAATTATTAGAGATTTCTTTAGAAGGAAGTGTAGGTTAATCTACGCCTAAACTAAAGAGTTCAAAAAATCAGATTACCTCAACAAAATTAAATAAGACAATTTATGTTACAGATAAAAAATTTACACGCAAGTGTTGAAGATAAAGAAATATTAAAAGGAATTAACTTAGAAGTAAAAGCTGGTGAAGTACACGCTATTATGGGACCTAACGGTGCTGGTAAGAGTACATTATCATCTGTGATCACTGGTAATGAAGCATTCGAAGTTACTGAAGGAGAGATTCTTTTAGATGGAGAAGAGTTAGGAGAATTAGGACCAGAAGAAAGAGCTCATAAAGGAGTGTTTTTATCGTTCCAATATCCTGTAGAGATTCCTGGTGTTTCTGTAACTAACTTTATGAAAACAGCAATCAACGAATCACGTAAAGCACAAGGATTAGAAGAAATGCCTGCGAACGAGATGTTGAAAAAAATCAAGGAGAAAGCGGAGTTATTAGAGATCGATAGAAAGTTCTTATCTCGTTCTCTTAACGAAGGATTCTCTGGTGGTGAGAAAAAACGTAATGAGATCTTCCAAATGGCTATGTTAGAGCCTAAGTTAGCTATCCTAGATGAGACTGACTCAGGATTAGATATCGATGCTCTACGTATCGTAGCTAATGGAGTGAACAAACTAAAAAGTGAAGATAACGCAGTAGTGTTAATTACACACTACCAACGTTTATTAGACTATATCGTGCCAGATTTCGTACACGTATTATACGATGGAAAAATCGTTAAGACAGGTGGTAAAGAATTGGCATTGGAATTAGAAGAAAAAGGATACGATTGGATCAAAGCTTCTTTAGAGAAGTAAGAATACTAGATCTCAAGAATCAATCATTTTAATCTAATTGCAAAGAAAGAATTATGGAGCTTAAAGATAAATTAATTACGTCTTTTGTGGCTTTTGAACAAGGTTTAAAAGGTGAACATGAAGGTTTACACGATATCCGTTTAGAAGCATTAAAGACATTCGAAGATAAAGGATTTCCTACTAAGAAAGTAGAAGCGTGGAAGTATACTTCATTGAATTCAATTTTAAAGAATGAATTCCGCGTATTACAGAAAGAGGAAACAGCGATAGAGTATAAAGATGTAAAGAAATACTTCTTAAGTGATTCTGATACTTATAAATTGGTGTTTATCAATGGAGTGTTCAGTTCTCACTT
It encodes the following:
- the sufC gene encoding Fe-S cluster assembly ATPase SufC codes for the protein MLQIKNLHASVEDKEILKGINLEVKAGEVHAIMGPNGAGKSTLSSVITGNEAFEVTEGEILLDGEELGELGPEERAHKGVFLSFQYPVEIPGVSVTNFMKTAINESRKAQGLEEMPANEMLKKIKEKAELLEIDRKFLSRSLNEGFSGGEKKRNEIFQMAMLEPKLAILDETDSGLDIDALRIVANGVNKLKSEDNAVVLITHYQRLLDYIVPDFVHVLYDGKIVKTGGKELALELEEKGYDWIKASLEK